In Sporocytophaga myxococcoides DSM 11118, one DNA window encodes the following:
- a CDS encoding sigma-54-dependent Fis family transcriptional regulator encodes MKKNNNGITSDYSKRIALARNINDLSEAIRFFLYNEEQVNPDFMIVYRRYEPGEVFPIIQLDKDNAFEDATIDPENIRHFLQQIEKDNKVIVTEYDPAYEGKPKASKKQLNNSDLIFAPLKINDQWIGFACLKITKTNKAARELLTACPTFFDLTAIGVSNILREEELQRKNEEKSLQLSLSHILASSKDWNEIFKQTSVELKKYAPLDFFALCLQSNGDLVRTCMFSRQSDNLFVNLDDRKDSVIGEFSDAELKKELEAIVHLNQEPTLYATHEYVELCCKSRILNLNREKFKISTAVFIPVTLKNHDNALLMLASCVPDAFNCTHLQLFSSIAPQVSMALNNILAFEEIENLKKRLELENTCLIEEVNTNADFEEIVGSSISLKQIFRTIKQVAPTDSTVLIQGETGTGKELIARAIHNHSQRKHKVMVKINCAALPANLIESELFGHEKGSFTGAFERRIGKFEMADKGTIFLDEIGELPLELQSKLLRVLQEKEFERIGGNKTIKTDVRIIAATNRNLQKQVNEGKFRADLYYRLNVFPVSLPPLRERKEDIPLLANYFAQRFAKKMQKSFLCIKEKAMLELMNYQFPGNIRELENIIEHAVIISDGKPLDWGRQLSGNHSKQKITALSGESGVINGTNEAIRTINQIKTEKDNSEREGILSALSQTHWRIRGDRGAAELLKVKPTTLEARMKKLGISKKVL; translated from the coding sequence ATGAAAAAAAATAACAATGGAATAACTTCTGATTATAGCAAGCGAATAGCATTGGCGAGAAATATCAATGATCTTTCAGAAGCAATCCGATTTTTCCTTTATAATGAAGAGCAGGTTAACCCGGACTTTATGATTGTATACAGACGTTATGAACCGGGAGAAGTCTTTCCTATCATACAACTGGACAAAGACAATGCCTTTGAAGATGCAACAATTGATCCGGAGAACATCCGTCACTTTTTACAGCAAATAGAGAAAGACAATAAAGTGATTGTCACAGAATATGATCCCGCTTATGAAGGAAAACCAAAGGCTTCCAAAAAGCAATTAAACAACTCTGATTTAATCTTTGCTCCGCTGAAGATCAACGATCAATGGATCGGCTTTGCTTGCTTAAAGATTACTAAGACAAACAAGGCAGCTCGCGAGCTCCTCACTGCTTGTCCTACTTTTTTCGATCTTACAGCTATTGGTGTAAGCAACATTCTTAGAGAAGAGGAATTGCAACGCAAGAATGAAGAGAAATCTTTACAGCTTTCTCTTTCGCATATACTTGCCAGCAGCAAAGACTGGAACGAGATATTCAAACAAACTTCTGTAGAGTTAAAGAAATATGCTCCACTGGATTTTTTTGCTCTTTGCCTTCAAAGTAATGGAGACCTGGTGCGCACCTGCATGTTTTCCAGACAGTCTGATAATCTCTTTGTAAATCTTGACGATAGAAAAGACTCTGTCATTGGAGAGTTTTCAGATGCAGAACTTAAGAAAGAACTTGAAGCTATTGTTCATCTGAATCAGGAACCAACGCTCTACGCTACTCATGAATATGTAGAACTATGCTGCAAATCCAGGATTTTAAATCTTAATCGTGAAAAGTTCAAAATCAGCACAGCGGTCTTTATACCTGTCACATTGAAGAATCATGATAATGCACTTCTAATGCTTGCCAGTTGTGTTCCTGACGCCTTTAACTGCACGCATTTACAATTGTTTTCCAGTATAGCACCACAGGTATCGATGGCGTTGAACAATATTCTGGCTTTTGAAGAAATAGAAAATCTGAAGAAACGTCTTGAATTGGAAAATACTTGTTTGATTGAAGAAGTAAATACCAATGCCGATTTTGAAGAGATTGTCGGATCTAGTATTTCATTAAAACAAATATTTCGGACAATCAAACAGGTTGCCCCTACAGATTCAACTGTACTCATACAGGGTGAAACAGGCACAGGCAAAGAACTGATTGCTCGTGCTATCCACAATCATTCTCAGCGAAAGCACAAGGTGATGGTAAAGATCAACTGCGCCGCACTTCCTGCTAATCTTATAGAATCGGAATTGTTTGGTCATGAAAAAGGAAGTTTTACAGGAGCCTTCGAACGCAGGATCGGCAAATTTGAAATGGCTGACAAAGGAACAATATTCCTTGATGAAATAGGAGAACTGCCATTGGAGCTGCAGTCTAAACTGCTGAGAGTCCTTCAGGAGAAAGAATTTGAAAGAATAGGTGGAAATAAAACCATCAAGACCGATGTTCGCATCATTGCAGCAACTAATCGTAATTTACAGAAGCAGGTTAATGAAGGGAAGTTCCGTGCTGATCTTTATTACAGATTGAATGTGTTTCCGGTTTCACTTCCTCCTCTCAGAGAAAGAAAAGAAGACATACCTTTGTTGGCAAATTATTTTGCACAGCGTTTTGCTAAAAAGATGCAAAAGTCATTTCTCTGCATCAAAGAAAAAGCGATGTTGGAATTGATGAATTACCAATTTCCGGGAAACATCAGAGAGCTTGAAAACATTATAGAACACGCTGTAATTATTTCAGATGGTAAGCCTCTTGACTGGGGCCGTCAACTCTCAGGCAATCATTCAAAACAGAAAATAACAGCACTCTCAGGAGAATCTGGCGTTATAAATGGCACAAACGAAGCCATCAGAACAATCAATCAAATCAAAACAGAAAAAGACAACTCTGAACGTGAAGGGATATTAAGTGCCCTTTCTCAGACCCATTGGCGCATTCGTGGAGACAGAGGGGCAGCGGAATTATTAAAGGTTAAACCGACTACCCTGGAAGCAAGAATGAAGAAATTAGGCATCTCTAAAAAGGTGTTGTAA
- a CDS encoding SphA family protein — protein sequence MKQVLKTVFIIGVLVLNFTSSAKCQQNFLPGFAGLMCGSQGDPGIYGVAYGWGMNVKKVADRNGNIHSFLNGDVLHLKAPSLSVVVVTRRKILGGNYGFSITGAICNSRLEVPNIIGASRSYPYGITSTYIQPINLGWKTSRADFIAGYAVYLPTGKWTWLAQHNYGLGMWTQEINIGTTVYLDRKKNIHFSIEANYDINSKKRGVSYRTGWPLTLQGGIGANYGNPDKLLSGWLGVAGFAQWITVRTKYEQDLGPIDGPYAHIYGLGPEFVAFKGVFSIRYLIEFGAKSNYVGPIWCVTLTCPIKKLKA from the coding sequence ATGAAACAGGTTTTAAAAACCGTTTTTATTATTGGTGTATTGGTTCTGAATTTCACATCCTCAGCGAAATGCCAACAAAATTTTTTACCGGGTTTCGCTGGACTAATGTGCGGTAGTCAAGGGGATCCGGGCATTTATGGTGTGGCCTATGGCTGGGGAATGAATGTCAAAAAAGTTGCTGATAGAAACGGTAATATACATTCTTTTCTAAATGGTGATGTACTGCATTTAAAAGCTCCTTCTTTAAGTGTAGTTGTTGTTACCAGAAGGAAAATACTTGGTGGCAATTACGGTTTTTCTATAACTGGAGCAATATGCAATTCCCGGCTTGAAGTTCCCAATATTATAGGTGCAAGCAGATCTTATCCTTATGGAATCACATCCACTTACATACAACCCATTAATCTTGGATGGAAAACATCTAGAGCTGACTTTATTGCCGGTTATGCTGTTTATCTGCCTACAGGTAAATGGACCTGGTTAGCCCAGCACAATTATGGTTTGGGCATGTGGACACAAGAGATCAATATCGGTACAACTGTTTATCTTGACCGTAAAAAGAATATCCACTTTTCAATAGAAGCCAATTACGACATAAATAGTAAAAAGAGAGGGGTTTCTTATAGGACTGGTTGGCCTCTCACCTTACAGGGCGGTATTGGAGCTAATTATGGCAATCCGGACAAGCTATTAAGTGGTTGGCTTGGAGTAGCTGGATTTGCACAGTGGATAACAGTAAGAACAAAGTATGAACAAGACTTAGGCCCCATCGATGGCCCGTATGCTCACATATACGGACTAGGTCCTGAATTTGTAGCTTTTAAAGGTGTTTTTTCAATTCGTTATTTAATAGAGTTTGGAGCTAAGAGCAATTATGTTGGACCGATTTGGTGTGTGACGTTGACTTGCCCGATTAAGAAGCTTAAGGCTTAA
- a CDS encoding DUF3303 domain-containing protein, which yields MLYMIIERFHPGKAKEIYQELDKAGRKIPEGVHYINSWIDEDLTTCYQVMESDSDEKMQEWVNMNKGPVDYEVIKVITSAQAKEKALRS from the coding sequence ATGCTTTATATGATTATCGAACGCTTCCATCCAGGAAAAGCAAAAGAAATATATCAGGAACTAGATAAAGCCGGACGAAAAATTCCTGAAGGTGTCCATTATATAAATAGCTGGATTGATGAAGACTTAACGACCTGTTATCAGGTAATGGAAAGTGATTCTGATGAAAAAATGCAGGAATGGGTGAACATGAATAAAGGCCCGGTTGACTATGAAGTAATAAAAGTTATTACCTCAGCTCAGGCTAAAGAAAAAGCCCTTAGAAGCTAA
- a CDS encoding tetratricopeptide repeat protein: protein MRILFLFLLLISIKSSAQQISLEEWNQQAKTNIRLLPRYGLVPKTKEQKEADESLINDMLNKGFTRRKASEEFIDLGFKYLYKDIKTAMYRFNQAYLMDSTNVDIYWGYGGVYLVLGDIERAKEQYQLGLSKDDRNSKIMTDLATCYMIEYYNLSQNEPGKANAKLDTAIDILTKSYKIDKKNQNTLFKISACYLNKKDCSSALKYYNECLKLGGDPITEEYKAAIKDLCDNK, encoded by the coding sequence ATGAGAATATTATTTCTGTTTCTATTACTAATCTCCATTAAGTCATCTGCTCAACAAATTAGCCTAGAAGAATGGAATCAACAAGCAAAAACAAATATCAGACTTTTACCTAGGTATGGATTAGTTCCTAAAACAAAAGAGCAAAAGGAAGCAGATGAAAGTTTAATAAACGATATGTTAAATAAAGGATTCACCAGGCGAAAAGCATCTGAAGAATTTATTGATTTAGGGTTCAAATATCTGTATAAAGATATCAAAACTGCTATGTATCGTTTTAACCAGGCTTACTTAATGGACTCAACAAATGTTGATATATATTGGGGATATGGTGGAGTTTATTTGGTTTTGGGTGACATAGAAAGAGCCAAAGAACAATACCAGTTAGGACTTTCTAAAGATGATCGTAATTCAAAAATAATGACAGATCTTGCAACATGTTATATGATTGAATATTATAACTTATCACAAAATGAACCGGGAAAGGCTAATGCAAAACTTGATACTGCAATCGATATTTTAACAAAGTCCTATAAGATTGATAAAAAAAATCAAAATACCCTTTTTAAGATTTCAGCTTGCTATTTAAATAAAAAGGACTGTTCAAGCGCTCTCAAGTATTATAATGAATGTTTAAAACTAGGAGGAGATCCTATTACTGAAGAATATAAAGCAGCAATAAAAGATTTATGTGATAATAAATAA
- a CDS encoding fibronectin type III domain-containing protein, producing the protein MSSTKKAKVKLNLKGSTLEEKLILSRQILQALTENEQFPSPIPTLETLSAAIVELDKANADLKQSRQAVSTNLSILKDKSIELNSVLNQLAAYVECTAKGDEIKIKQAGMNIKAQKTSSGIPSAPENLQAVAANEKEIELSWESVKHAKSYVVQLTSDLSKDDNWSIAIISTKSKATIKNLESGKKYWFKVAAIASAGQSAWSDPTTKYAI; encoded by the coding sequence ATGTCCAGCACCAAAAAAGCCAAGGTTAAGCTTAACCTTAAAGGTTCTACTCTAGAAGAAAAGCTTATTCTATCAAGACAAATATTACAGGCACTTACAGAAAATGAACAGTTTCCATCCCCCATTCCAACGCTGGAGACATTATCTGCTGCAATAGTGGAACTGGATAAAGCAAATGCAGATTTAAAACAATCCCGTCAAGCTGTTTCAACCAACCTTAGTATTTTAAAGGATAAATCTATAGAACTTAATTCTGTACTAAATCAACTGGCTGCTTATGTAGAATGCACTGCAAAGGGAGATGAGATCAAAATTAAACAAGCAGGTATGAATATAAAAGCTCAAAAGACTTCCTCCGGAATTCCTTCTGCACCGGAGAACTTGCAGGCTGTTGCAGCCAATGAAAAGGAAATAGAACTTTCCTGGGAATCTGTAAAGCATGCTAAAAGTTATGTTGTACAACTTACTTCTGACTTGAGCAAAGATGATAACTGGAGCATAGCCATTATTTCTACCAAGTCCAAAGCCACAATAAAGAATCTGGAAAGTGGAAAAAAATATTGGTTTAAAGTTGCAGCAATAGCATCGGCTGGTCAGAGCGCATGGAGCGATCCGACAACCAAATATGCTATTTAA
- a CDS encoding RICIN domain-containing protein yields MTSRLLNYIFFILFSQSIFSVNTALAQMNSIVPGGDWRDKKGNLIAATEGGIIIVDGIYYLWGMDRSKSNYTFEGINLYSSPDLKNWTFVNQILKKTSHAELNNGAVVERAKLLHNKKTGQFIIWMHYEGYNAYSVAEVAYATCNTIGGNYTFRSHFRPMNIDSRDLNVYQDNDGKAYLICTTKGNQNVSLFELDENYTGIVKEVYRGNASDDMECEGHAIIKTGGYYFWLMSWCTGWDFNDNRYFYSKTLAGPWTSGGNIAVTNTHTYESQVGFAVPVTGAETTTFLYMGDRWSVNNFAMSRIVLLPITVSGTKLSVGWNDQWNIDTKTGVWAPGAANFQNGVYKITAKHSGKVLGTNGSAVQQQNYIGTASQHWRIQNLGASFFRITNIESGKVIDINGASKDAGAKAIQYNWSDAYNQKWQIIDCGNGYHRFVSVNTLGKALQIFGSSNAAGADAELGVFNYSNNQLWEITAVSEKTQSGKTYRIVNRTSSKVLDGISADQVVQNGTANSGSQIWEITDLKNGYYSIKNSLDGKFLSNDNSVTNLDPIVQDGAAPTTFAQQWELTDMGNGYFRIMNRMSGKVLDNKDGKLTDGNPVVQYSDYSSNNNNQQWSFQSADIITSIGDFSASAQIRVYPNPAREKIYVSLGDLSASKISLFDLCGKEIVKLTGNLQGDQAIETGKVGNGIYVIVVEGDEFKISSGIVIE; encoded by the coding sequence ATGACCAGTCGTCTACTAAATTACATCTTCTTTATACTGTTTTCGCAGAGTATCTTTTCTGTCAATACAGCCCTTGCGCAGATGAACTCAATTGTTCCAGGAGGTGACTGGAGGGATAAGAAAGGAAATCTCATAGCAGCCACTGAAGGAGGAATTATAATTGTAGACGGCATCTACTACTTATGGGGGATGGACCGTTCGAAATCCAATTATACTTTTGAAGGCATAAATCTATATTCCTCTCCAGACCTTAAAAACTGGACTTTTGTGAATCAGATCCTTAAAAAAACTTCACATGCAGAACTTAACAACGGCGCTGTAGTGGAGCGGGCAAAATTATTACACAATAAAAAAACTGGTCAATTTATCATATGGATGCATTATGAAGGATACAATGCTTACAGTGTTGCAGAAGTGGCATATGCCACCTGTAACACCATTGGTGGTAATTACACCTTCCGTTCACATTTCAGACCTATGAATATCGATAGCAGGGATCTTAATGTCTATCAGGATAACGATGGCAAAGCATATCTCATTTGCACTACAAAGGGAAATCAGAATGTGAGCCTTTTTGAGCTGGATGAAAATTATACAGGTATCGTCAAAGAAGTTTACAGAGGCAATGCCAGTGATGATATGGAATGTGAAGGGCATGCCATCATCAAGACTGGAGGATACTATTTCTGGCTCATGTCCTGGTGCACAGGATGGGATTTTAACGATAACCGATATTTCTATTCGAAAACACTTGCAGGCCCTTGGACGAGTGGGGGAAATATTGCAGTGACCAATACTCATACTTATGAATCTCAGGTTGGTTTTGCAGTTCCTGTTACAGGCGCTGAGACTACTACCTTTTTATACATGGGAGATCGCTGGTCTGTCAATAATTTTGCAATGTCCAGGATTGTGCTGCTTCCGATTACTGTTTCCGGAACCAAGCTGAGTGTAGGTTGGAACGATCAGTGGAATATAGATACTAAAACTGGAGTATGGGCTCCAGGAGCTGCTAATTTTCAAAATGGAGTTTATAAAATCACTGCCAAGCATTCAGGAAAAGTATTGGGTACAAACGGAAGCGCTGTTCAACAGCAGAATTATATAGGCACTGCCAGTCAGCATTGGAGAATTCAAAATCTGGGAGCTTCTTTTTTTAGAATTACGAATATTGAAAGCGGAAAAGTTATTGATATAAATGGAGCATCAAAAGATGCAGGTGCAAAGGCCATCCAATACAATTGGAGCGATGCCTACAATCAGAAATGGCAGATCATTGATTGTGGAAACGGATACCATAGATTTGTAAGTGTAAATACATTGGGTAAAGCCCTGCAGATTTTCGGTTCATCAAATGCAGCAGGAGCCGATGCAGAGTTAGGTGTATTTAATTATAGTAACAACCAGTTGTGGGAAATTACCGCTGTAAGCGAAAAAACTCAATCTGGTAAAACCTATAGGATTGTCAACAGAACCAGTAGTAAAGTGCTGGATGGCATCTCAGCAGATCAGGTTGTGCAGAATGGTACTGCTAATTCAGGAAGCCAGATTTGGGAAATTACCGATCTGAAAAATGGTTACTATTCTATTAAGAATTCTCTGGATGGAAAGTTTTTAAGTAATGATAATTCGGTCACCAATCTGGATCCGATTGTGCAAGATGGTGCAGCCCCAACAACGTTTGCTCAACAATGGGAGCTCACTGATATGGGGAATGGTTATTTCAGGATCATGAACAGAATGAGCGGAAAAGTGCTTGACAACAAAGATGGCAAACTTACAGATGGCAATCCTGTTGTACAGTATTCTGACTATTCTTCCAACAACAACAATCAACAGTGGAGTTTTCAGTCAGCAGATATAATAACTTCAATTGGAGATTTTTCAGCTTCTGCACAGATAAGGGTTTATCCTAATCCTGCAAGAGAAAAAATATATGTATCACTCGGGGATTTAAGTGCCAGTAAAATTTCACTTTTTGACTTATGCGGAAAAGAAATTGTAAAGTTAACAGGTAATTTACAAGGTGATCAAGCTATTGAAACCGGAAAAGTAGGCAATGGTATTTACGTCATTGTCGTGGAAGGTGATGAATTCAAAATCTCTTCTGGGATTGTGATAGAGTAA
- a CDS encoding LuxR C-terminal-related transcriptional regulator, with amino-acid sequence MVKNIMELENFYKIWEKHALLHISPHTEIKSNFDLFNNEQFKKLMANSPFVTYIINHVTSKYEFFSDNCEMVMGYSSEEFKEKGVPLGMSITDPEYSDHVANFLIPKVFEFAEKYAKNHELYKLKFSYNYKIRKKDGTSIWIWQQMTILEADDNGNPLLTMVHLSDITHMKKDKKVDICISKKLEKEYEIIYVASYPEDFTEELLLSKRELEVLSLISKGESSKCIAAKLHISIYTVNNHRKNMLEKTGCRNALELINYGRSKCLAIVDL; translated from the coding sequence ATGGTTAAGAATATAATGGAGTTAGAAAATTTCTATAAAATATGGGAAAAACACGCACTTCTCCATATTTCCCCTCATACAGAAATCAAAAGTAATTTCGATTTATTCAACAATGAACAGTTTAAGAAACTGATGGCGAATTCGCCGTTTGTGACATATATAATTAACCATGTTACTTCGAAATATGAATTCTTCAGTGATAACTGTGAAATGGTTATGGGGTACAGCTCTGAAGAATTTAAAGAAAAAGGTGTGCCGCTAGGTATGAGCATTACCGACCCTGAATATTCTGATCACGTTGCAAATTTTCTTATTCCTAAGGTATTTGAATTCGCGGAAAAATATGCTAAGAATCATGAGCTTTACAAACTAAAATTCTCTTACAATTATAAGATCAGAAAGAAAGATGGTACATCTATCTGGATCTGGCAACAAATGACAATTCTTGAAGCAGATGATAACGGAAATCCCTTACTCACAATGGTTCATTTGTCTGACATTACACATATGAAGAAAGATAAAAAGGTAGACATATGCATTAGCAAAAAGTTGGAAAAAGAATATGAAATCATTTATGTCGCAAGTTATCCGGAAGACTTTACAGAGGAACTATTATTATCAAAGAGAGAACTTGAAGTATTAAGTCTCATAAGTAAAGGCGAATCTTCAAAATGCATAGCAGCAAAATTACATATAAGCATATACACAGTTAATAATCATCGTAAGAATATGCTGGAAAAGACAGGTTGCCGAAACGCTTTGGAATTAATAAACTATGGCCGAAGTAAGTGTCTGGCAATAGTTGACTTGTAA
- a CDS encoding MFS transporter produces MNKLPKESKSFFVILVMYLAFISLGLPDGLLGIAWPFMSSKFDVPLDTLGILLVCFTTGYLLTSSTNGQILKLLSLGRLLMLSCLLTAFSLLTYALTDYWHFAIIASFFLGSGGGAIDSSINTFVASRFNASTVNWLHAFYGVGATAGPLLVTFLLAHHYQWYHGYISVAIIQISLSVLFLFTQKYWQVALQEEEHHSGAEYLQTLKLPIIWINMVIFFLYTGLEQGFGQWVFTILTKSRGIAAEEAGLWTSTYWGSLTIGRIFSGIVLTKITVHKSIKAALMGIVGGAFLITLDINNFSTLLGIIIIGLSNAPVFPSLISVTPERVGKEHAATAIGVQISAAMLGGSLLPGFAGLLSGEFGLEVITKVFAIAAVVLIVLYFVSTGKARNK; encoded by the coding sequence ATGAATAAATTGCCTAAAGAGAGTAAATCATTTTTTGTGATACTGGTAATGTATCTTGCTTTTATAAGTTTAGGTCTTCCTGACGGTTTACTTGGAATAGCGTGGCCTTTCATGAGTTCAAAGTTTGATGTCCCACTTGACACCCTTGGAATATTGTTAGTATGTTTTACTACAGGATATCTTTTGACAAGTAGCACAAATGGACAAATTCTTAAACTGTTATCCTTAGGGAGGTTGTTAATGCTCAGCTGTCTTTTAACAGCTTTTAGTTTGCTTACATATGCATTAACTGATTATTGGCATTTTGCCATCATTGCCTCATTTTTCTTGGGATCAGGAGGGGGAGCAATTGATTCTTCTATCAATACATTTGTTGCTTCCCGTTTTAATGCAAGCACTGTGAATTGGCTTCACGCTTTTTATGGGGTTGGTGCCACAGCAGGACCTCTTCTAGTTACCTTTTTACTTGCCCATCATTATCAATGGTATCATGGCTATATATCTGTTGCCATCATACAAATATCGCTTTCTGTCTTATTTTTATTTACACAAAAATACTGGCAGGTTGCTTTGCAAGAAGAAGAACATCATTCGGGAGCTGAATATCTACAGACATTGAAGTTACCGATTATCTGGATCAATATGGTCATATTCTTTCTATATACAGGGTTAGAACAAGGATTCGGCCAGTGGGTATTTACTATTCTTACTAAGTCAAGAGGAATAGCGGCGGAAGAGGCAGGGCTTTGGACAAGCACCTATTGGGGAAGTCTGACGATAGGAAGAATATTCTCTGGTATCGTTCTTACAAAAATTACAGTACACAAGTCTATAAAAGCTGCTCTTATGGGAATAGTAGGAGGGGCGTTTCTTATTACTTTAGATATTAATAATTTTTCAACGCTTCTTGGAATCATAATTATTGGTTTGTCGAATGCTCCCGTGTTTCCAAGTCTTATTTCCGTGACTCCTGAAAGAGTAGGTAAAGAACATGCTGCAACGGCAATAGGTGTACAAATCTCTGCAGCTATGTTAGGAGGTTCATTACTTCCTGGTTTTGCCGGATTGCTTTCAGGTGAATTTGGTCTGGAAGTAATAACAAAAGTATTTGCAATTGCAGCAGTTGTTTTGATTGTATTATACTTTGTATCAACAGGTAAAGCCAGGAACAAATAA
- a CDS encoding T9SS type A sorting domain-containing protein, with translation MKYLFTVFFILFTTFANAQYASVPDTNLRNILKEYFPDCFNGNLLDTVCASTKTGIGVEGQDIKSLEGMQYFTGMESLYCGFNLLKDLNFLPPNLKYLHCSFNEIRVLPALPAGLVELNLRGNMIESIASLPKNLQYLDLGMNSIKSLPSLPSSLKILAVNSNPLTCIPYLPSNLGLLNTDQTYLRCIPNKPAGITSYLPLCDPTVDRYNCQSFPLISGKVFVDINNNGIKDSEELYRKGVKVFIASAGVYTFSNDSGYYELSVNKPDIYMLSTSIPYYFSTPETITTKGFGERVIKDIAIYPTELVKDLEVSVSNFGFPRPGFDIAFKIDIKNTGSLDSPADLSFEFPDILSIDSVSDKATTQSNKLTWHYPNLPAGDNFSIIVYCNLSSDAVLGNTLELKAKVNADELKEHTPENNVDILNLVIRGAYDPNDKQGPAKITPDQLINEEYIDYTIRFQNTGTDTAFTVVIADLLDYKLLYNSFEMISASHPCEPVIKNQQVYFTFSNILLPDSNTNKINSCGYVSFRVKATPSLAVGQSFSNKAEIYFDYNSPIITNTVETIVVDKEPTSNDDKKSEKYILNAYPNPVVDDILYITNDVSYRLHNSHGVQVLEGVSNGTGILMKDFPKGLYLLEMNLGDQYTSRKILIK, from the coding sequence ATGAAATACCTCTTTACCGTTTTCTTTATCCTGTTTACAACTTTTGCAAATGCGCAATATGCTTCAGTTCCAGATACTAACCTCCGCAATATTCTAAAAGAATATTTTCCTGATTGTTTTAATGGAAATTTGCTGGACACAGTCTGTGCTTCGACCAAGACTGGAATAGGGGTTGAAGGCCAAGATATTAAGTCATTGGAAGGAATGCAGTATTTCACTGGAATGGAATCTCTTTACTGTGGATTTAACCTTCTTAAAGACCTTAATTTTCTGCCACCTAATTTAAAATACCTTCATTGTTCATTTAATGAGATAAGGGTGCTGCCTGCTCTCCCTGCGGGATTAGTAGAATTGAATCTGAGGGGGAATATGATCGAGTCAATCGCTTCATTACCAAAGAATCTTCAATATCTTGACCTGGGAATGAATTCAATTAAGTCTTTACCATCTCTGCCTTCCTCCCTGAAAATTCTGGCGGTTAATAGTAATCCTTTAACCTGTATTCCTTATCTGCCATCTAATCTGGGGCTGCTCAATACAGATCAGACGTATCTGCGTTGCATTCCTAATAAACCTGCGGGAATTACATCTTATTTGCCTTTATGTGATCCTACAGTGGATAGGTATAACTGTCAGTCTTTTCCTTTAATTTCCGGAAAAGTATTTGTGGATATAAATAACAATGGGATAAAAGATTCTGAGGAACTTTACAGGAAAGGGGTTAAGGTATTTATTGCCTCTGCCGGAGTGTATACGTTCAGCAATGACTCAGGATATTATGAATTGAGTGTGAATAAACCTGATATTTATATGCTCTCCACCAGCATTCCATATTATTTTAGTACTCCTGAAACTATTACAACAAAAGGGTTCGGAGAGAGAGTTATCAAAGATATTGCAATATATCCAACGGAGCTGGTAAAAGATCTAGAAGTTTCTGTATCTAACTTTGGCTTTCCACGTCCCGGGTTTGATATCGCTTTTAAAATCGATATAAAAAATACAGGCTCTCTGGATTCGCCTGCAGACCTGAGTTTTGAGTTTCCTGATATCTTATCAATTGATTCAGTTTCTGATAAGGCAACAACTCAATCTAACAAATTAACATGGCATTATCCCAATCTTCCTGCTGGAGATAATTTTTCCATTATCGTTTACTGCAACCTGTCTTCCGATGCTGTGCTGGGTAATACTCTTGAGTTGAAAGCAAAGGTAAATGCTGATGAATTGAAAGAACATACTCCTGAGAATAATGTGGATATTCTAAACCTGGTCATCCGGGGGGCCTATGATCCTAATGACAAACAAGGTCCGGCAAAGATCACTCCGGATCAATTAATAAATGAGGAATATATTGATTATACCATTCGCTTCCAGAATACAGGAACAGATACTGCCTTTACTGTCGTTATCGCAGATCTGTTGGATTATAAACTTCTATACAACTCTTTTGAAATGATCAGTGCATCACATCCTTGTGAGCCTGTAATCAAAAATCAACAGGTTTATTTTACGTTTTCAAATATCCTTTTACCGGACAGCAATACCAATAAGATCAATAGCTGCGGATATGTCAGCTTTCGTGTAAAAGCTACCCCTTCATTAGCAGTAGGACAAAGTTTTTCCAATAAGGCAGAAATATATTTTGATTACAATTCACCTATAATTACTAATACTGTAGAAACAATTGTAGTAGATAAAGAACCTACCAGCAATGATGATAAGAAATCAGAAAAGTATATTCTGAACGCTTATCCGAATCCTGTAGTTGATGATATCCTTTATATTACAAATGATGTTTCATATAGATTACATAATAGTCATGGAGTGCAGGTATTGGAAGGAGTATCAAATGGCACAGGTATTCTAATGAAAGATTTTCCCAAAGGATTATATCTGCTCGAGATGAACCTGGGAGATCAATATACTAGCAGAAAAATTCTTATAAAATAA